TCCAGGATGGCCACCTTCGCGGCCTGCGCCGCGGGGTAGGCCCCGGCCGCCACGCCCAGCGCGGCGGAGCCCGCCAGCGCGCCCAGGACCAGGCCCGGATCGAAGACGAAGGGGAAGATGCCCGCCACGGCCAGGGAGACGGTCAGCATGAGCGAGGCGGCCACGCCGAAGAGGCCGCCCGCGCCGCTCATGAGCGCGGCCTCGGTCAGGAACTGGCGCACGATGTCGCGCCGCTTGGCCCCCAGGGCGCGGCGCACGCCGATCTCGAGCCGCCGGGCGCGGACCAGCAGGACCATGATCGAGAGGATGCCGAGCCCGCCCACGGCGAAGGAGACCGAGGAGGAGATGACGCCCAGGGTGAAGACGAGGTCCAGGGCCTGCTTCTGCAGCTTGATGCTCTCCTTGGCCGTGATCAGGGAGAAGTCGTCCTTCTCCACCGGGCCTATGGCGTGGCGCGCGCGCAGGAGGCGCGCGGCGGACTCCTTCAGGTTCTCGCCCTCCGTGCCGGGCGCGAGCTGCATGTACACGCCGCTGATCCAGTCCTGGTTGGCCGCGCGGCGCAGATAGGTGTTCAGGGGCATGAGCACGGACTCGTCCTGGTCGTCGCCCGCCAGGTCGCGGCCCTTCTCCTCCATCACCCCCAGCACGCGGTAGGAGCCGGTGGCGATGATCACCTCGCGGCCCACGGCCTTAGCGGGACGGCCGAAGAGGCGCTGGGCGATCTTTCGGCCGAGCACCACGACCTTGGCGCGCGCCTCGTTCTCCGCCTCGCTGAAGAAGCGGCCGAGCGCGGGGCGGAAGCTGCGCACCTCCATGAACGCGGGCCAGGTGGCCACGAGGCGGCAGGGCACGGTGTGCGCGCCCGCGCGGATGGGCAGCTGCGTGCTGGCGAAGGGCGCCCAGGCCGCGACGTTGGGCAGGGACCCGGCCAGGGCCTCGGCGTCGGCCAGGGTGAAGGTCTTGGCCGCGGCACCCTGGCGCAGGGTGCCGGAGCGGGAGAAGTGGACCTGCCCGGCCTGGGCGATGAAGAGGTTGGGGCCGAACTTCTCCACCTCCATCTCGGCCTTGCGCACCATGGCCATGGAGGTGTGCTGCACCCCGGTGAGCGCCAGGGCGCCCAGGAACACGCCGAGCATGGCCAGGACGGCGCGCAGCCGATGGGCGCGCAGGGAGGAGAGGGCGACGCGCAGGGACAGAGGCATGGGGCCGTTCTACCGCGCCCCAGGGGCAAGGGAAAGAGGCAAGGGAAAGGAGCGAGAGGACGAGGTAAGGGAAAGAGGCGAGGGGAAGGGGTGAGGGTGGCGGAAAGGACGCGCCTAGCCACAGCTCTTTTCCGGACCAGAGAGGGGCTGCGCGCCCCTCTCTGGACTCTCCCGCGCGAGGCTCTGCCTCGACCCCCCGCGCTCATGGCGCGCCGGGCGGTCGTGCGAAAAGAAGCCTGGGCGTGGGCGGCAGAAGGGGAATACCGGCAGGGAGGCCGCCCCGCCTTCCCGCCGGTCGGCGTCCTTGCCTTGACGCCCTTCGCAGGACCGGGATAGGGAACCCGTCCAAGCCCGGGTGGTGGAATTGGTAGACACAAGGGACTTAAAATCCCTAGCTCGGCAACGGGCGTGCGGGTTCGAGTCCCGCCCCGGGTACCAAATTCCCACAGCAAGAAAGAACGCGTATTTATCTTATAAAGGCATTTAACAGCTGTGATTACAAGGCTAATGTACATTTCGGAATGCGTGCTCTCTCTCTGAGAGCCTCAGAGAATGAATTTGGTTCTCCATTCTCCAAGAATATGAACGGCTGCTCTTAGTCTGTGGAGGGTGATTAAATTGGTAAAGTGTTTCTTATTTCGCGTATAACGCCGATGACTTTCAGAATTACACGATGTTCATCAAGCACCTCACCACTACGATCGTAAATGGTGCGCTCGAAAATTTTTACTTTCAGGGCATCTCCAGGGCGAATATCAATTTCTCCTGCTCGAAATCTAGCTAGCCAGCCATCATCTTCAATTTTAGCGTCAAAACGTCTCTTTTCGTATTTAAATTCCCAGCTCGCATTGCCTAAAAAATCCGGCCTCCGGACCATCAATATGCGTGTGCTAGTATTCTCAATGGTTTCTGAAGCAAGGATGAGATCAATTTGTTCTTGAGTTACAGAGAGATCACTGCCAACAGTTGCTGCGCCAAAATCCGATACAAGAGAAACGCTTTCGCCTTCTTGCAATATCGAAGTGGCATCGCTAACAACTTTCGCGCTATAAGCGATATCACGTGCTGAAATTGGTCTATATGCAGGCATGTGGAGAACATTTGTATCTTGTGCCAGCTTATTAATGTCTGACGCGATCTGTTCTACCATCTCACGCGTTTCAAGTTTTTTTGCAGCGCCAAGTTTTTCAAGTATAATATATTTTCCTTTTACAAGATATTTACCGACAGCTGGTCTCCAATCAATTTTTTTTAAAGCATCATCATCAATTGCTTCAAAAAATTCTTTGAGCCAAACTTTTATTGATCCATTTTCGACTTTTTCAAGAAGTAATACTGGACGAAGTTTTGCATCTATAGATTGAGCAAGCATCCAATCTACTTGTTGTAAAGCCTCAATATATGACGCAGCAAATTTGAAAATACGTTCAGGGTTCGGTGTGTTCGGCCGAAAATCAATTTCGATACAGAAGTCTGGCTTCTGTCCATTGTTAAGATCAGACATGGTAAGCATGCCTCAAATTTAAATGTTATTTAAAAAATCGGCAAGGTATGGCTGATCACTAAATAAAGTTCATGTCGAGTGTGGGCTATAAGGTATAACCCGTAATTATGTGCCCTGGTACTCACCCGGGTCACACTTGAACCATAAAAATATGCATCGTTACTCAGGAAGGTGGGCGGCAGAGAGGGGCCGTGGGCGCGCCGGGGCATGGCCTCGGCCGCGCAAAGCTGGTATGGCGGGTGGAAAGCCCCGCGCCAGGGCGCGGGGAGGAGGCGTGATGTCCTGTTCGCATGCCGGGTTGCATTCCGGCTCACACGGGATTGGGGCGCGTTCTGCGGCGGGTTCGCCCGCCAAGGGGCACATGGACGAGGAACGGCGGCGTTTCCTGCGCAAAGGGCTGGTCGGCGGCATGGCCGCGCTCGGGCTCGCGGTCCTGGGACCGGGCCGGGCGCTGGCCGCCGGGGACGAGGTCCGGGTCTCGGCCAACGAGGACCTGATGCGCGAGCACGGCGTGCTCATCCGCCTTTTCCTGGTCTACGACGAGGTGGCCGCAGATCTCCTGGCGGGCAAGAGCCCGCCCAAGGGCGTGCTGGCCGAGGGCGTGGAGGTCATGCGCCGCTTCGGGCAGGACTACCACGAGCGCATGGAGGAGGAGTTCGTCTTCGCGAGCTTCCCTTCCGGGCCCATGGCCACGCTCTCGGGCATCCTCTTCAGCCAGCACGAGGCCGGGCGTCGTGTGACCGCGCGGCTGGCGGAACTGGCCAAGGGCGGCATGCAGCTGGCCACCGACCACAACGAGACGGCCAAGCTCCTGCATGCCCTGCGGCGCATGTACTTCCCCCACCTGGCGCGCGAGGACACGGTCCTGTTCCCGGCCTTCCACGCGACCCTGTCGCCGGAGAAGTACGCGGAGTACGGCGAGCGCTTCGAGGAGCTGGAGACGAAGCAGCTCGGCGCCAAGGGCTTCGAGAAGACCCTGGCCACGGTCGCGGAGCTCGAGAAGAGCATGGGCATCGCGGACCTGGCGTCCTTCACGCCCAAGGTCTGAGCCTTCGCGGCGGGCCTTTGCCCGAGCCTTTGCCGGACGGTGCGCGCGCCGGGGGATTCCCGGCGTCGCCGAAACCCGCGGCATGCACGTGCGCGCGGCAGGGAGAAGCCATGGCCTTTGACAGGAACCCCACGACTCTCCCGGAAAGGCTGCTGGACGGCCGCAACGCGACGAGAGATGCGCCGCGCGACCGGGCCGCGGAGCGCGACGCCTTTGCCGCGCGCATGACCGGGATCCTCAACGCCTCGGCCCTGGGGCTGGCCATGGCCGTGGGCTACCGAAGCGGCCTGTTCGAGGCCATGGACCCGACCGTGGACGGGGCGGACCTCCCGCTCGGCGCCGCGGCCATTGCCGAACGCGCCGGGCTCTCCGCGCGCTACGTGCGCGAGTGGCTGGGCGCCATGGCCGCGGGTGGGGTGGTGCGGCTCGTCCCGGGTGAGGAGGGCGAGGACCTGTTCCTGCTGCCGCCCGGCCACGCGGACCTGCTGACCCTGCGCGCGGGCCCGGCCAACCTCGGCGTCTACGCCCAGGAGGTCCCGCTGCTCGCGCAGTGCGGCCTGGACCGCGTGGTCGAGGCCTTTGCCGACGGCCGGGGCATCGCCTACGAACACTACCTGCGCTTCGGGACCTTCATGGAGGGGCTGGCCGAGGCCAAGCAGCGCCGCCTGCTCCTCGAGACCTTCCTGCCCGCCGTGGAGGACGGGGCGCTTCTCGAGCGCCTGCGCCGGGGCATCCGCGTCTGCGACGTGGGCTGCGGCGAGGGGCTGGCCGTGCGGCTCATGGCCGCGGCCTTCCCCGCAAGCTCCTTCCCCGGCCTGGACATCCGCGCCGAGGCCGTGGCTGCGGCCAGGGACAAGGCGCGGCAGGAGGGACTCGCCAACGTCCGCTTCCTGGTGCGCGACGCCGCGGCCATGCCGGATGCGGACGACACCCGGCTTTCCGGCAGCGCCATGGATGCTGAATCGTCATACGAAAAAGATTTCGTTTCAGGCTTCGACTACATCACCTCCTTCGACGCCATCCACGACCAGACACGGCCCGCCGAGGCGCTCTCCGCCATCCGGGCCATGCTCGCGCCGGGCGGGGCCTTCTCCATGGTGGACATCGCGGCCCACACCCGGCTCGCGGACAACCTGGACCATCCCCTGGCTCCGTTCCTGTACACCGTGAGCCTCATGCACTGCCTGCCCGTGGGGCTGGTGGACGGTGGCGCGGGGCTGGGCATGATGTGGGGCCGCGAACTGGCCGAGCGGATGCTGCGCGAGGCGGGGTTTCTCCGCGTCGAGGTCGCGCCCGTGCCCTGCGACGTCTTCAACCTGCACTTCTACTGCCGCGCGGACTGAGCGGGCAGGCCCGGGCGCCGCCGCACGCAAGAGGCCCCGGCCTTTCCTGGAATGCCAGGAAAGGCCGGGGCCTCTCATGCGCGGACGGGCGGCGCGCGAGGCGGCTGCCCGGCCTAGTGGATCATCTTCGCGGACAGGTCTTCGTGTCCGTGGTCGTGGTCGCCGCACTCGTGGCTGTGGCAGACTTCCTTGCTGTCCGTGAGGTTCCCGGCCAGAAAGGCGGCCACGGCCTCGGCCACGGGGCCCGCGGCGCCGCGCACGACCTGGATGCCGTGGCTGCGCAGCTTGGCGGCCGCGCCGTCGCCCATGTTGCCGCCGATCAGCACCTTGACCTGCATGTCGCGCAGCGTGCCCACCAGGTTGGACTTGCAGCCGCACTGCGGGGGCGGCGTGAAGGTCTCCTCGCCCACAACGGCCTTGTCGTCGTTCACCGTGAACACGGTGAAGTACTGGCAGTGGCCGAAGTGTTCATCAATCATACCATCTCGGGATGGAACGGCGATCTTGTACATGCGTGTCTCCTTGTACGGGCTGGAATGCGCACTATAAGACCTCGCGCGCATGCGTCAATAGCCGCGCGGCGGCCGTCTCGCAGCCGGTCGGCGCCGTTTCCGGACGCTTCCTGAACATCAGCAGTCCGTTGCCTGGGCGCGCGGCTGCAGTGGCGCTGCAGTCGCCGCCGTTTCCGGATGCGACCTTTTCAGTCGGAAACAGGCCGCGCGGATCCCGGCGGCAGCTATGAGCCGGACTTCGCCAGGGCCGCGTTCATGGCCGCGTAGTCGTAGGTGAAGCGCACGGGCGGGCGGCTTTCCCACGCGGTCTGGCTCGCGGCCGTGGCGGCCATGCGGACGGTCCCGCCGAGCCGCTCGGCTATCTCCCGGGCGCGCTTCTGCGCCAGGGCAGGGCCGGTCAGGTGCTCGCCCTCGCCCATGCTGGGCAGGTTCGCCACCTGGGCATAGGTCCGGTTCGAGGTGGAGGTGCAGCCGGAGTTGTAGATCGTGGCCACCACCTTTCCGGCCACCTCGACCGTGGCGTAGGTGTTGCTCGGGTGGTTGTCGGCCTGGGCGGGATCGGCCGGCACCTTGAACTGGTCCATCAAGACCTGGTGCAGGTTCGCCACCTCCTCGTCCGAGAGCTTGCGCACGGGGGCGAGGGACGAGCAGTCGCCCACGAGCACCGCCTGCGCGAGGCTGTCCCCGAAGCGCAGCAAGGTGGTCTCCGCCCTCTTGCCGCCGGAGACGGACATCTCTTGCCGGGCCGCCGCCCCAAGGGAATCTCCGGATTGGATCGTCGTCATCACCGTCCTCCTGGAAAATTTGTCCTGGCAGCCTTCCCGGATGCAACAAGCAGTCCACGGCAAAGGCCGCAGTGCCGCGCCGCACAGCTTCCGGCGGACCCCGCCCGCCGGAACCCGCGGTTCACCTGCCCTGCCGCGCCCCTTTTCATGGAGGCGAATCCGGGGTAAGGACGCCCTGCCCGTCCGTAACCGAACCGGAACAGGTTCGACGCGAATTCGTAAAATCCGCTGCGCCGGGTCGCCCTCGCGGCGATACAAGACACTGCCGGAGACCACCATGGGATTCAGCCTCTTCCCCAAGACCGTCAAGTTCTACGAGCTCTTCGACGCGCAGAACCGCAAGCTCGTCAAGGCCGCGGGAGTTCTCTTCGACATCTTCAACGAGTTCGAGGAAGTCGAGCAGAAGTGCATGCGCATCAACATCGTGGAGAGCGAGGGCAACAAGATCTGCCGCGACATCTCCACGCAGCTCGCCGGAACCTTCATCACGCCCATCGACCGCGAGGACATCCACGAGATCAACCTGACCCAGGAGCACCTGCTGAACCTGATGAAGGCCATCTCCACCCGGGTGGGCCTCTACGACGTGGAGCGCATCAAGTACCCGGCGCGAAAGCTCATGGGCAACCTCAGGCAGATGATCGAGGAGACCTCGGCCATGCTTGGGCGGCTCGCCACGCGCAAGGGCTTCGAGGTGCACCTGGAGAAGGTCAAGGCGCTCAAGTACGACAGCGAGACCATCCTGCTCGTGGCGCTCGGCGAGCTCTACGACGACAGCGAGAAGACCGCCGCCTCTCTGCTCGAGATCATCAAGTGGAGCCACCTCTACGACCGCATCGAGGAGGCCGTGAACGCCGCCGAGGCCCTGGCCGACATCCTGGAAGGAGTGATGGTCAAGAATGCATGATCCCATGCTGCTCTTCATGGCGGGCGTGGTGCTCATCGCGCTGATCTTCGACTTCACGAACGGCGCGCACGACAGCGCCAACGCCATCGCCACCATCGTCTCCACCAAGGTCCTCTCTCCGCGCACCGCGGTGATCATGGCGGCCGCGCTGAACCTCGCGGGCGCCTTCGTGGGCACCAAGGTGGCCTCGACCATCGGCAGCGGCATCGTCAACCCGCACATGGTCGAGGGCTCGCAGACGCTCGTGCTCACGGCGCTCTTCGGGGCCATCGTCTGGAACCTGCTGACCTGGTACCTCGGGCTGCCGTCCTCGTCCTCCCACGCGCTCATCGGCGGCCTCATCGGCGCGGCGGTGACGCACGGCGGCTGGGGCGTGCTCAACTACACCACCATCTTCGAGAAGATCATCCTGCCCCTGGTGCTCTCGCCCATCGCGGGCCTCCTCGCGGGCTACCTGATCATGCTCGGCCTGGCCTGGCTCGTGGTCCGGGCGCACCCGAAAACGGTCAACGGCGCCTTCCGCAAGCTGCAGATCGTCTCCTCGGCCTTCATGGCCACGAGCCACGGCATGAACGACGCCCAGAAGACCATGGGCATCATCACCCTGGCGCTGTTCACCTTCCACGAGATCCCGAGCATGGTCGTCCCGGCCTGGGTCAAGCTGGCCTGCGCCACGGCCATGGGCCTGGGCACGGCCATGGGCGGCTGGAAGATCGTCAAGACCATGGGCCACAAGATCTTCAAGCTCGAGCCCATCCACGGCTTCGCGGCCGAGACCTCGGCCTCCCTGGTCATCACCGCGGCCTCCATGTTCGGCGCGCCCATCTCCACCACCCACACCATCTCCGCCTCGGTCATCGGCGTGGGCGCGTCCAAGCGCCTCTCGGCCGTGCGCTGGGGCGTGGCCAAGAGCATGGTCGTGGCCTGGGTGCTGACCATTCCCGCCGCGGCCCTGGTGGCCGCAACCTGCTTCTGGATCCTCGAGCTGCTGGGGCTGGCCGTCTAGCCGTTCAGCCCGGTCGTCTCGACGGACAGGGCAAGGCGGACGGCCGCGCGAAAGCCCGCCGCGGCGCAACGCGCCTTGCGGCGCGCGGAAATGCGCGCGGCCGGACTGCGGGGGAGAGTGGGAAAGGAGCGCCTGCGCCTAGCGGGCGATCATGGCCCTGAGCACGTCGGCGCAGCCTTCTGCGCTATGGCTCATGCCCTGCAGGCAGTCCACGAAGTGGATGATCTGGTAGATGTCCTTGAAGTCCAGTTCCGAGGAATAGACGTCGCTGACCAGGCGGAAGCGCGCCTTGACGACCCGCATGTGCTGCTCGCGCACGTTGTGGATGTCGTCCTTGAGCTGCTTGCGGTCGGCGCCTCCATTGGGGCCGCGCCCGAGCACCAGGGCCACGGTCCCCTTGAGCGCGGGCAGGAGCATGGCCACGCTGCGCGTGACCTCGGGCAGGAAGGCGCGCAGGTCCTCGCGCACCTTCTCCGGCAGCTCCACGTGGCGCAGGGCCAGCCAGTGCAGGGCCTCCTGGGCCTGGTCCATGATGTCGTCCTGGCCGCGCGAGTAGTTGAGGAAGAGCGTCTTGTCCACGGCCATGAACAGGCCGCGCGGCAGATGGTTGCGCACCTTGCGCTTGATCTTGTCCGCCTCCCCCTCCAGGCTGTCCATCTCCGCCGCCAGGGCCATGAAGCCCTTGCTCGTGCCGCCGTGCAGGTAGCCCTTGAGGGCGCGCTCGATGACCGAGAGCCCCTTGGCCACGGGCTCGTAGTGCTCGAGCAGGCCCTGCAGCGGGGCGGGGGAGGGAATGCCGAGAAAGGGAATTCGTATCTGCATGGTGCGGCCGTCCGGTTGCGTTGAGGGTTGCTTCACTTAGCCGCAAACGGCCCGCTGTTCAAGGGCGTCCGGGCAGGCGCGGCAGGCGGGCTGCCGCAGGGTCAGGCGTCCTTGGGGGACTGTTCCGCGGCCTGTTCCGGGGCGGACTCGGAGGCCGGGGCGGCCGCGGCATCGGCCGCGGGCGCGGCGGGCTTGGCGCCGTCGGGCTCGGGATCGGCGAAGCAGACCTCGATCACGAGGTTGCCGTGGTCCGTGGTGAAGGGGATGGCCAGGATGGGGGCCTTGGCCACGTGCTGGATCTTGTGCCCCATGCCCACGACCACCGAGGGCGTGGAGGCCGAAAAGCTCATGCCCTGCTCGGAGAGCTTGGCGCGGGCCTGGCCCGCGATCATGTTCGTCAGTTCGCCCACGGCGTCGGCGATGTCCGCGTTGATGTCGGTGTAGCTCTCCATGAGCATGTTGTTGACGATGGCCAGGATGGCGCCCTTGGACAGCGTCACGGAGATGGTCCCGGTGGTGTAGCCGGTCACGCCGATGAGCCCGGTGACGTCGCCCACGGCCAGGCCCTTGGTGTTGATGTAGGGCTTGCCCGGCAGGGCCACGACCTGGGCCATGGTGGCCAGCACGTTGAGCACGGCGGACAGGAACGGATTGATGAAGTTGACGTCGTAGCGCATGGTCGGCAGCCCCTTCGGGCCTGCTAGAGAAGGGCCTTGGTCAGCTCCTCGATGGCCTCGTCGTGCGCGGCCATGAGCCGGGAGATGTCCTGTGCGGGGATTCCGGCCAGCTTGGTCGCCTCGGGCGCCATGGCCGGCAGCATGTACATGCCTCCGGAGCTGATCTCGGCGGCGTTGGCCAAAAGGTCGGCGATCTGGACCACGGCCGCCTCCACGGGCTCGGGCGCGCGGTGCGGGTCGTGGTGGTGGGCCACGGTGGCCACCAGCGCCTCGGGGAAGCTCCAGTCGGCCAGCAGGCGTCCCCCCACTTCGGCGTGGTTGAAACCGAATATCTCCCGCTCCGCCACCACCTGGGGCAGCAGGTTGCTGCGCGCGAAGATGAGCGCCTGCACCGAGGCGTAGGGCATGTCCTTGAAGAGCACGAGGCGGCCCGCGTCGTGCAGCAGGCCGGCGATGAAGAGGCGCTCGGAGGGCAGCTTGCGGTAGGCCGCGAGGAGCTTGCTGAACACGCCGCAGGACAGGGAATGGCGCCAGAAGGAGCGCATGTCCACGAGCTCGGGCGGAATGTCCTTGAAGAAGTTGATGGTCGTGATGCCGAGCGCCAGGGTGCTGAGCTCGCGCGCGCCGACCAGGGAGACGGCCCGCTCGATGGAGTCCACGCGCGAGGAGAGCCCGAAGAAGGGGCTGTTGACCAGCTTCAGGAGCTTGCCGGCCAGGGCCACGTCCGAGCTCACGACCTGGGAGATCTCCTTGGCGGAACTCGCCGGGTTGTCGATGACCTGCTTGAGCTTGAAGTAGATGTCCGGGAAGGAGGCCAGCTTGGTCTCGTGCAGGACCAGGCTCTCGATGCTCAGGTCGTTGCTGAAGAAGACGTCGCTCAGGTGCTCCACGCTGCGCGCCGCGATCTCGTCGCTGCAGCGCAGCTCGAAGCCGAGCTGGCGCGCCTTGGCCACGCGCTCTGCCGAGACGCGGAAAAGTTCGTTCAGGAAGGGGTCGTCGGCGTCGACGTAGTAGAAGAAGCGGCGCGCGTAGTCCACGCAGGAGCGCCTGGTCCAGTCCTTCTCGTCGGCGATGCTCTCGCGCCGCACCGGGGCCGAGGCCTCGCGCAGCCCCGCGAGCCGCGAGATGTCGTTCTCGGCCAGCACGTGCCCCCGCGGCATGAGGACGCTGCCGTCCACGCCCTTGATGTCCAGGGCGAGCTCCATGCCCGGCTCCAGGTATTCCACGCAGACCTTGATCGTGCTCATTGTTCCGGCCCCCATCCCGTCGCTGCCATGCTCTTCATCCTTCGCGCTGGTAGATGATTCCGCCGGGGTGATGCTTCGGCGTGAAGACGCGCGAGACGCCGTGGATGGTCTCGGAGTGGCCAAGGACGAGGTGACCTCCGGGCAGGAGGTTGTCGTAGAAGCCTGCCAAAACCTTGCGCTTCATCTCCTGGTCGAAATAGATGATCACGTTGCGGCAGAAGACCACGTGCGAGCGGGGCAGCGCCTTGACCGCAGCGCTGTCGTTGAGGTTCAGGGTGGCGAAGCGGACCAGCTTCTTGACCTTGGGGTGAACCTCGTAGCCCTCGGGCTTCTTGATGAAATACTTCTCGATGATGTCCGGCGGCGTGGTCTTGAAGGAGTACTCGCCGTACACGCCCGCCTTGGCCTTGGCGACCATGGCCGGGGAGAGGTCGTGGGCCATGATGTCGATGCGCCAGCCGATGATCTTCACGCGCAACAGCTCGTGCAGCATGATCGCCAGGGTGTAGGGCTCCTCGCCGGAGGAACAGCCCGCGGACCAGATGCGCAGCTCCTTGCGGCCGGAGGCCTCGGCCTGGGCGATGAGCGTGGCCAGGACCTGCTCCCGCACCACGTCGAGCTGGCGCGTGTCGCGGAAGAGGCTCGTCTCGTTGGTGGTGATGAGCTCGAAGAGGCGATCGACCTCGGCCTGCTTGTCGCGCGAGAAGCGCAGGTGCTGCAGGTACTCGCCGAAGTTCTTGAGGCTCAGTTCCTTGAGGCGCGGACCGAGCCGGTTCTCCACCAGGTACTGCCGCTGTTCTGGGATGTCGATGCCGGTGAGGCCGTAGATGAACTCCCGGAGCCCCTTGAACTCCTCGGGGGAGATCTTGGGGGTGGTGCGGAGGGTGAGGCTGCCGGTGAGCAGGGTCATGTGATCTCTTCTTCTTGCCTGTCAGGGCGGCGGATACCGGGTCGCCAAGCGCGCGGATGCCGGGCGGACGGCCCCGGCAGCCGAAGCATGCTCGCCGCCTTTGACCACATGATACTTCAGCCCGGCGCAGTCTTCAAGTCACCAGAGGATTATACTTTGCTCGGGGGCCGCCCGCGGTCGCTCTCCGGTCCGGAAACCGCTGCCAGCCGTCCCGCGACGGCCGCGCCGTGCTCTTTTCCGCGCCCCGGGCTGGTCAAGACGGGGGGGGAAAGTGTATGCCGTGGTATCGGCCTGCCCAGGGGCGAGGCGGGCCGTACCCGTACAGGCCCCGTGCCGGGCGGAGGCGGCCGCCCGGCACGCATTTCCCAGGTCTCCGTTCCCCGATTGCCCGAGGGGAGGCGGAAGGAGGACGACATGGCTGAGCGTGTTAAGGTCGGCGGATTGGCGGTTGCGAAGGAACTCCACGATTTCTTCGAGGAGGCGCTCCCCGGCACCGGACTGACCACCGAGGGCTTCTTCGGGGCCCTGGAACGGGTCGTTGACGATTTCGAGCTGCGCAATCGGCAGCTGCTCGCGCGGCGTGACGAGCTGCAGGCGGCCATCGACGGCTGGCACCGCGAGCACGCGGGCAAGCCGCACGACGCCGGGGCCTACGAGGCCTTCCTGCGCGAAATCGGCTATCTGCTGCCCGAAGGGCCTGATTTTTCCATCACCACCGAGGGCGTGGACCCCGAGATCGCGACCATCGCCGGTCCGCAGCTCGTGGTGCCCGTGACCAACGCCCGCTACGCCCTGAACGCGGCCAACGCGCGCTGGGGCAGCCTCTACGACGCGCTCTACGGCACGGACGTGA
This genomic window from Desulfovibrio sp. X2 contains:
- a CDS encoding protein-glutamate O-methyltransferase CheR, with translation MTLLTGSLTLRTTPKISPEEFKGLREFIYGLTGIDIPEQRQYLVENRLGPRLKELSLKNFGEYLQHLRFSRDKQAEVDRLFELITTNETSLFRDTRQLDVVREQVLATLIAQAEASGRKELRIWSAGCSSGEEPYTLAIMLHELLRVKIIGWRIDIMAHDLSPAMVAKAKAGVYGEYSFKTTPPDIIEKYFIKKPEGYEVHPKVKKLVRFATLNLNDSAAVKALPRSHVVFCRNVIIYFDQEMKRKVLAGFYDNLLPGGHLVLGHSETIHGVSRVFTPKHHPGGIIYQREG